A DNA window from Haloactinospora alba contains the following coding sequences:
- a CDS encoding MFS transporter, whose product MSSASRFRSLALWVSCVAQLLVVLDVSVVNVALPSIRADLAMGPTLSAWVALAYTLGFAGALLAGARLADVLGTGVVLPWGLALFTLAGTLGGLAPGGGTLVGARAVQGLCAAVVSPATLTLLTTVFAEGRERTRAVAAWTAVSLAGGGIGNILSGALTDLISWRAVLLTTLPIGGAVLAGALVLRRHTPAGPSRARLDLAGAALATGGLTCATYALSAAGGSGTTTRAGTAAVVSIVLFGVFLAQQRRTPHPLVPAGLLRNRPVVHGNIAIVLVGTCFQAALWYFLTFRMQEGLGFSALQAGLGFLPMTLSMLVVNTWITPRLMDRVPPRSLVVLGSLSASLGLVWLGLAAEGGYALALLGPSLVAGTGGGLLNTPLATTATSGVPADQAGAASGLMNTSKQFGGALGLAAATAITAAAGDDGAAFLFLAGTVGAVAVLAARLPASRYGHSSAPSETRTETR is encoded by the coding sequence TTGTCCTCGGCTTCCCGGTTCCGGTCACTCGCGCTGTGGGTCTCCTGCGTCGCGCAGCTCCTGGTGGTCCTCGACGTCTCGGTCGTCAACGTGGCACTGCCGTCGATCCGGGCCGACCTCGCGATGGGTCCGACCCTGTCGGCATGGGTGGCGCTCGCCTACACCCTCGGCTTCGCCGGAGCGCTCCTGGCCGGCGCGCGGCTCGCCGACGTTCTCGGTACCGGAGTGGTGCTGCCATGGGGCCTGGCCCTGTTCACGCTCGCCGGCACGTTGGGGGGCCTAGCCCCCGGCGGTGGGACACTCGTCGGCGCCCGGGCCGTCCAGGGCCTGTGCGCGGCCGTCGTCTCGCCCGCGACCCTCACCCTGCTCACCACGGTCTTCGCCGAGGGGCGGGAACGCACGCGCGCGGTGGCCGCCTGGACGGCGGTCAGCCTCGCCGGAGGTGGCATCGGCAACATCCTCAGCGGGGCGCTGACCGACCTGATCTCGTGGCGCGCCGTACTCCTGACCACCCTTCCGATCGGCGGCGCCGTCCTGGCGGGGGCGCTCGTGCTGCGCAGGCACACCCCGGCCGGTCCGAGCCGGGCCCGACTCGACCTGGCCGGCGCCGCCCTGGCCACCGGTGGGCTGACCTGCGCCACCTACGCGCTGTCCGCGGCGGGCGGCAGCGGCACCACCACCCGGGCGGGCACGGCCGCGGTGGTGAGCATCGTGCTGTTCGGCGTGTTCCTCGCGCAGCAACGGCGGACTCCGCACCCGCTGGTTCCGGCCGGCCTGCTGCGCAACAGGCCGGTGGTCCACGGCAACATCGCGATCGTGCTGGTCGGCACCTGCTTCCAGGCGGCGCTGTGGTACTTCCTCACCTTCCGGATGCAGGAAGGGCTGGGGTTCTCGGCGCTCCAGGCGGGACTCGGGTTCCTTCCGATGACGCTGTCCATGCTCGTGGTCAACACCTGGATCACGCCGCGGTTGATGGATCGCGTGCCGCCCCGGAGCCTCGTCGTTCTCGGCTCCCTGAGCGCCTCGCTCGGTCTGGTGTGGCTCGGGCTGGCCGCAGAGGGCGGCTACGCCCTGGCGCTGCTCGGCCCCAGTCTGGTGGCCGGCACCGGGGGCGGCCTGCTGAACACGCCCCTGGCCACGACCGCCACGTCCGGGGTTCCGGCGGACCAGGCCGGCGCGGCGTCGGGACTGATGAACACCAGCAAGCAGTTCGGCGGCGCCCTGGGGCTCGCCGCTGCCACCGCCATCACCGCAGCGGCCGGCGATGACGGGGCCGCGTTCCTGTTCCTGGCCGGGACCGTCGGGGCCGTCGCCGTACTCGCCGCCCGCCTGCCCGCCTCCCGGTACGGGCACTCGTCCGCCCCGTCCGAAACCCGGACGGAAACGCGGTGA
- a CDS encoding GAP family protein, translated as MELLSQILPLALLDTLSVATLAIPVWFLLTPGNLRVGNVLLYLSLVGGSYFLLGLLLVGVLERTRPLVRSALQSPAGDLGLAVAGCAFLSAALWHGFRKADTSRRGWIGRWREAAVGERAGTGVLSAVAVTAVVLEIATMFPYVIALGALADAGTPFSTNAAVLALYCLVMVAPALLATLVVALARTLVRPLLIRVDRWLRDNSQEDTAWLLAVIGFLLLHQTSYFDALMDRIGG; from the coding sequence GTGGAACTCCTCAGCCAGATCCTGCCACTGGCCCTGTTGGACACGTTGAGTGTCGCCACACTCGCCATCCCCGTCTGGTTCCTGCTGACCCCCGGAAACCTGCGCGTCGGGAACGTACTCCTGTACCTGTCGCTGGTCGGCGGCTCCTACTTCCTCCTGGGGCTCCTTCTGGTGGGAGTCCTGGAGCGGACACGGCCGCTCGTACGGTCAGCGCTCCAGTCGCCAGCGGGCGACCTCGGGCTGGCCGTGGCGGGTTGCGCGTTCCTGTCGGCCGCTCTTTGGCACGGTTTCCGGAAGGCGGACACCTCCCGGCGGGGATGGATAGGCAGGTGGCGCGAGGCGGCGGTGGGAGAGCGCGCCGGAACAGGCGTGCTGTCGGCTGTGGCCGTCACCGCGGTCGTGCTGGAGATCGCGACGATGTTCCCGTACGTCATCGCTTTGGGCGCCCTCGCCGACGCCGGCACCCCGTTTTCCACGAACGCGGCCGTGCTGGCTCTCTACTGCCTGGTCATGGTCGCGCCCGCCCTACTCGCCACGCTTGTCGTCGCCCTCGCCAGGACGCTGGTGCGCCCCCTGCTCATCAGGGTCGACCGCTGGCTCAGGGACAACTCCCAGGAGGACACCGCGTGGCTGCTGGCCGTCATCGGGTTCCTGCTCCTCCACCAGACCTCGTACTTCGACGCGCTCATGGACCGCATCGGCGGGTGA
- a CDS encoding TetR/AcrR family transcriptional regulator, with protein sequence MGEEPSAPEPERREEILDAVDRILGRDGAHAVTMRAVAAEAGVSLRLVQYYGKNKAQLMTAALDRLADRSVQRWRARSAARTEKRPEEELKAFFDEALPTDEASRAFHRVGVSLELLAITRPDAAATAYRDHLRALVEHLSGTLDENAGAEDQQARRRAVEAISLSHGLGTLVMAGVVTEHEAEDLVRDYLGRSRQ encoded by the coding sequence ATGGGAGAAGAACCGTCAGCGCCGGAACCCGAACGCCGCGAGGAGATCCTGGACGCCGTCGACCGCATCCTCGGCAGGGACGGCGCGCACGCGGTCACCATGCGCGCGGTGGCCGCCGAGGCGGGTGTGTCCCTCCGCCTGGTGCAGTACTACGGGAAGAACAAAGCCCAGCTGATGACGGCGGCGCTGGACCGCCTCGCGGACCGGAGCGTCCAACGGTGGCGGGCCCGGTCCGCCGCGCGGACCGAGAAGCGCCCCGAGGAGGAGCTCAAGGCGTTCTTCGACGAGGCCCTGCCCACCGACGAGGCCAGCCGCGCGTTCCACCGCGTCGGCGTCTCGCTCGAGCTCCTGGCGATCACCCGACCGGACGCCGCCGCCACCGCCTACCGCGACCACCTGCGCGCGCTCGTCGAGCACCTCTCCGGGACCCTGGACGAGAACGCCGGCGCGGAGGACCAGCAGGCGCGTCGGAGGGCCGTCGAGGCCATCTCCCTCTCCCACGGCCTCGGGACGCTCGTCATGGCCGGAGTGGTCACCGAGCACGAGGCCGAGGACCTGGTTCGGGACTACCTGGGCCGCTCCCGGCAGTGA
- a CDS encoding FtsW/RodA/SpoVE family cell cycle protein, whose product MSRAGSRDPALPARPRRTELALLLAALVLLALGFASAEGDIRGQLSGTVALYAGALAGAALALHTALRFLAPWADPLILPLATVLNGVGLCTIWGLHRVSDPRASEAADQLTWTLCGIALCGAALAVVPRPRMMQRYPYLTAAAGLVLLTLPMLPFVGIDAFGAQRWIGVAGFTVQPSEFAKILLVVFLAAYLSIKRDVLSLAARQLTIGSVKVFSQPRMRDLGPMTVAWGVAILLLVGTKDLGTSLLLFGVYLAMLYTATQRKSWVGIGVAMFAAGACVAWALFGHVQRRVTAWLTPFAPDTYEAEGGSFQLVQGLFALAEGGLTGTGFGQGRAADIFASDSDLILVSIGEKLGFTGLAAVVVLLFLLTERGFRAALESREIFVKLATSGFAFLLAFQVFVVLGGVTRLIPLTGMTTPFLAAGGSSLVSSWIIVGLWLRISDAARRPEPAAEHGADAATEVLRLRSG is encoded by the coding sequence ATGAGCCGCGCCGGCAGCCGGGATCCCGCGCTGCCGGCGCGGCCGCGTCGCACGGAGCTCGCGCTGCTGCTGGCCGCGCTGGTGCTGCTCGCGTTGGGGTTCGCCTCGGCCGAGGGGGACATCCGCGGCCAGCTCAGCGGCACCGTGGCGCTCTACGCCGGCGCGCTCGCCGGTGCGGCGCTCGCGCTGCACACAGCGCTGCGGTTCCTCGCACCGTGGGCCGACCCCCTGATCCTGCCGCTGGCGACAGTCCTCAACGGGGTGGGGCTGTGCACCATCTGGGGTCTGCACCGGGTGTCCGACCCGCGGGCCTCCGAGGCCGCCGACCAGCTCACCTGGACCCTCTGCGGGATCGCGCTGTGCGGGGCGGCGCTGGCGGTGGTGCCCCGACCCCGGATGATGCAGCGCTACCCCTACCTCACGGCGGCGGCCGGGCTGGTGCTGCTGACCCTGCCGATGCTCCCGTTCGTCGGCATCGACGCGTTCGGCGCCCAGCGGTGGATCGGGGTGGCCGGGTTCACCGTCCAACCCTCCGAGTTCGCCAAGATCCTGCTGGTGGTGTTCCTCGCCGCCTACCTGAGCATCAAACGCGACGTGCTGTCGCTGGCCGCCCGCCAACTCACCATCGGTTCGGTGAAGGTCTTCAGCCAGCCCCGGATGCGCGACCTCGGCCCGATGACGGTGGCCTGGGGCGTGGCGATCCTGCTGCTGGTCGGCACCAAGGACCTGGGCACCTCGCTCCTGCTGTTCGGCGTGTACCTGGCGATGCTCTACACCGCCACCCAGCGCAAGTCCTGGGTCGGCATCGGGGTGGCCATGTTCGCCGCCGGAGCCTGCGTCGCGTGGGCGCTGTTCGGGCACGTGCAGCGCCGGGTCACGGCCTGGCTGACACCGTTCGCGCCGGACACCTACGAGGCCGAGGGCGGCAGTTTCCAACTGGTCCAGGGGCTGTTCGCACTGGCGGAGGGCGGCCTCACCGGCACCGGGTTCGGACAGGGGCGCGCGGCGGACATCTTCGCCTCCGACAGCGACCTCATCCTGGTCTCGATCGGGGAGAAACTCGGCTTCACCGGCCTGGCCGCCGTGGTGGTGCTGCTGTTCCTACTCACCGAACGCGGGTTCAGAGCGGCGCTCGAGTCCCGGGAGATCTTCGTGAAGCTCGCCACGAGCGGTTTCGCCTTCCTCCTGGCGTTCCAGGTGTTCGTGGTACTGGGCGGGGTGACACGCCTCATCCCCCTGACGGGTATGACGACCCCGTTCCTCGCCGCCGGAGGCTCCTCTCTCGTGTCGAGCTGGATCATCGTCGGGCTGTGGCTGCGGATCAGCGACGCGGCCCGCCGTCCCGAACCGGCCGCGGAGCACGGCGCCGACGCCGCCACCGAGGTGCTGCGGCTGCGGTCGGGTTAG